The following proteins are co-located in the Primulina tabacum isolate GXHZ01 chromosome 11, ASM2559414v2, whole genome shotgun sequence genome:
- the LOC142518715 gene encoding pathogenesis-related genes transcriptional activator PTI6-like, producing the protein MSWRMDPKDSKPMKFSVHEAITTVWQCENACRGGGFSSKTPRLVRISVTDCDATDSSGDECEIGSFRRVRKHVSEVRIETRNRISKRTAQERTLADAGRKKKRPVAEQRVVGAAGKKFRGVRQRPWGKWAAEIRDSTRRTRVWLGTYDTAEEAALVYDRAAIQIRGPDALTNFIKPLNRVAPSVAAVLRSVSGYDSGKEEPCENHCSPTSALRFSHNNKAPVPYNIPLVRTEFKKIGKTVFEPVSQYIKDFLVDDCLPLDQCFLKDYFDFRSPSPLIYDEITPLELNTDGDAIDLGGDFESLTLDVNEFFDDQFLVT; encoded by the coding sequence ATGTCATGGAGAATGGATCCGAAAGACTCCAAACCCATGAAGTTTTCAGTTCATGAGGCTATCACCACCGTGTGGCAGTGTGAAAATGCATGTAGAGGAGGTGGTTTCAGCTCAAAAACGCCGCGTTTGGTGAGGATTTCTGTCACTGATTGTGATGCTACTGATTCTTCAGGTGACGAATGTGAAATAGGGAGTTTCCGGCGAGTGAGGAAGCATGTGAGTGAGGTTAGAATTGAGACAAGGAATAGGATCAGCAAGAGAACTGCTCAAGAAAGGACTCTTGCGGATGCAGGAAGGAAGAAAAAGAGGCCAGTGGCGGAGCAGAGGGTTGTGGGAGCGGCGGGGAAGAAGTTTCGTGGCGTCAGGCAGCGACCGTGGGGGAAATGGGCTGCAGAAATACGTGATTCAACGAGGAGGACGAGGGTTTGGCTGGGGACATACGACACGGCGGAGGAGGCGGCTCTGGTGTACGACAGGGCTGCGATCCAGATACGCGGTCCGGATGCTCTGACAAATTTCATAAAGCCGCTGAATAGGGTGGCTCCGTCTGTGGCGGCGGTTTTGAGATCGGTCTCCGGCTATGATTCTGGAAAGGAAGAGCCTTGTGAGAATCACTGTTCACCCACCTCTGCTTTAAGGTTTAGCCATAACAATAAAGCTCCGGTTCCGTATAATATCCCCTTGGTTCGGACCGAGTTCAAAAAAATAGGAAAAACTGTATTCGAACCGGTCTCTCAATATATCAAAGATTTCCTGGTCGATGACTGTTTGCCGTTGGATCAATGTTTtttgaaggattatttcgattTTCGGTCTCCTTCGCCGCTAATTTACGACGAAATCACCCCGCTGGAGCTGAATACAGATGGGGATGCGATTGACTTAGGGGGTGATTTTGAGTCTTTAACATTGGATGTTAATGAATTCTTTGATGACCAATTCTTGGTGACATAA
- the LOC142519196 gene encoding uncharacterized protein LOC142519196: MELVYLLISIVTTTFTSLFLSLLLPFRYLFHRPRVAAESVILYQGTVWHERRRPVHHSFSYPVRYALFDLDGASHASPNHLSADEARRVANTNGPVFLLTIPPSVGYEQNPLSLYYCYDFEASRKTLRKCIAEVTNTPWGERVSFLFNPSSDLVAKSLHVSPFMDMLGNWSMKTNEPGDNLHVVISVQHPKLGNYFTASLTAKRVTPMSGDHTWFFWMMPHKVALWIYWHALKLWWKNVPLIQHPRYPNPAYKEEALLRDETIRCCQAFGGNQASNVLEPGQTFDQVSITENIRCCTWTDASWPWC; the protein is encoded by the exons ATGGAGCTGGTGTACCTGCTGATTTCCATTGTCACCACCACTTTCACATCTCTTTTCCTTTCACTGCTCCTCCCCTTCCGCTATCTTTTCCACCGCCCACGCGTCGCCGCAGAATCGGTCATCCTCTACCAAGGCACTGTCTGGCACGAGCGCCGTCGCCCTGTCCACCACTCTTTCAGCTACCCGGTTCGCTATGCTCTCTTTGACCTCGACGGTGCCTCCCACGCGTCGCCCAACCATCTTTCTGCTGATGAGGCCCGCCGTGTCGCCAACACCAACGGGCCAGT TTTTCTGTTGACAATACCTCCTAGCGTGGGATATGAACAAAACCCGTTGAGTTTGTACTATTGTTACGATTTCGAAGCCTCGAGGAAGACTCTGAGGAAATGCATTGCTGAG GTTACTAATACACCATGGGGTGAAAGAGTATCATTTTTGTTCAATCCGAGCTCAGATTTAGTGGCAAAATCTCTTCATGTCAGCCCTTTTATG GACATGCTTGGGAACTGGAGCATGAAAACAAATGAACCTGGGGATAATTTGCATGTAGTAATCTCAGTACAACACCCCAAGCTCGGCAACTACTTCACTGCTTCGTTGACCGCCAAGAGAGTGACCCCTATGTCTGGGGATCATACATGGTTTTTCTGGATGATGCCCCATAAAGTTGCATTATGGATATATTGGCAT GCTCTTAAACTTTGGTGGAAAAATGTTCCCTTGATTCAACATCCAAGGTATCCAAATCCGGCATACAAGGAAGAAGCATTGTTGCGGGATGAAACTATACGGTGTTGTCAGGCGTTTGGAGGTAACCAAGCAAGTAATGTTCTAGAACCGGGACAAACATTTGATCAAGTGTCTATAACAGAGAACATCCGCTGCTGCACTTGGACAGATGCTTCGTGGCCATGGTGCTGA